A genome region from Maridesulfovibrio salexigens DSM 2638 includes the following:
- a CDS encoding PilZ domain-containing protein, giving the protein MNTLSDRRKHARIELNSINSFFRQCDVAATSGGDFDITILNISKKGMKFKINSKNDSDKIKLDDELFIRGCIFNDRIGFLSSQKAVTVWQDNTVFGVEFTPSLDLDEPSLFNMLK; this is encoded by the coding sequence ATGAACACATTATCAGATAGACGAAAGCACGCAAGGATTGAGCTGAACTCCATCAACAGCTTCTTCCGGCAATGTGACGTTGCTGCAACTTCCGGTGGGGATTTCGATATCACTATCCTCAATATTTCTAAGAAGGGAATGAAATTCAAAATTAATTCGAAAAATGATTCCGACAAAATAAAACTGGATGACGAGCTCTTCATTCGCGGCTGTATTTTCAACGACAGAATTGGATTTCTCAGCAGCCAGAAAGCCGTAACTGTTTGGCAGGATAACACAGTCTTCGGAGTAGAATTCACCCCATCCCTCGACCTCGATGAACCTTCATTGTTCAACATGCTCAAATAA
- a CDS encoding DUF4136 domain-containing protein: MRKLLVVFALIGMMLSGCVYVNMDVENKPVPGADFNGLKTFAFKQKSDSKKDLEAILLNTAKLELEAKGFSYDPESPDFMVVVNFGSKAFMERGVTYKRETYEYDYISKTNTDIGVVKTADAPRVDNTVRIYLMTPENEGMKTYLWRGMATSQDREGLDIVGRCLVKGAFSQFPAASGKFREKLNVRDCE; encoded by the coding sequence GTGAGGAAGTTACTCGTTGTTTTTGCATTGATCGGAATGATGCTTTCCGGGTGCGTATACGTAAATATGGATGTTGAGAATAAACCTGTTCCGGGTGCTGATTTCAATGGTTTGAAGACTTTTGCTTTTAAGCAGAAAAGTGACTCAAAGAAGGATCTGGAAGCTATTCTGCTTAATACTGCCAAACTGGAGCTTGAAGCAAAAGGGTTCAGCTATGATCCTGAATCACCGGACTTCATGGTTGTGGTTAATTTCGGTTCCAAGGCTTTCATGGAGCGGGGCGTAACTTACAAACGTGAGACTTACGAGTACGATTACATCAGTAAAACCAATACCGACATCGGGGTGGTTAAAACAGCTGATGCTCCTCGTGTAGACAACACTGTCCGCATCTACCTGATGACTCCCGAGAATGAAGGAATGAAAACTTACCTCTGGCGCGGTATGGCTACAAGTCAGGATCGTGAAGGTCTCGATATTGTAGGTAGATGTCTGGTTAAGGGTGCATTCTCTCAGTTCCCTGCTGCCAGTGGAAAGTTTCGCGAAAAATTAAATGTTAGAGATTGCGAATAG